The region TCTCCCATAGGCTTGTCATTCCACTTTCTATCAGCTTAAAAAACAATCCTCAAACATCCATTGCGCGAAACATTCCGGGAAACCTATACGATCCGAGTTGAATCAAAGGAAATATACACGTTTTAATGCCCTTTATCCTACAGCGATCATATCGCCTATTATGTTACCAAAAGTACAATGTTATAAGAAGGCATACTGGTCTACAAGAAGACTCTCGAAAATCTATAGCCCACCCATATTCAAGTGTTGCCTATATTTTATAAGTGTTCGACTCAGTTCGTGCAACTAGATATGATCTTGCCGCTGTGCTAGCGAAAAATATTAATTTGCAATTAACAGACTCTATATAGGATgtaaaataaacaaaatattttATAATATTAAATACATTTTTCATAAGGAGGCTACAACATGATAAAGCGAGCAGCCTTCCTGATTTTCTTTGATGACCTGGAAGCAAGCATTCCCAACCTCTTCACTTGGGCTCACATAAACAAAATTTCTTAAGCTAAAGGATTCATGAGAGCAGATACCGGTTAATTGTAATATAGGACAAATGATTACCGAAGACAAGTCAATGccgtatagcactcaaaaacgaaaagctttgtaaatTTGGTCCCTGATCTCCAAAACAACGGTATACAGTATCGGGTGTTTTAGACAGAACAGTACTTTTAAAAACTGCCTATGACAGGTAGAACAACTCTAATCCTTAAATGGAATTAAATCGATGGAAGAGGTGGGCATAAACCAacaaatcgaaatgcataattgaacaGTTAACAAAATTGCCACAGATTAAGTTTTACCTAATTATAACACGTAcgtattgcagtttacgaattctagccggtaaGTTCGCgaggcacttggaacgaattctgagatGAAACCAATTTTAAGGCAGGCGCCGTCAAACTGGACGTTAAGCGCACTGTTTTTCCACATACGTTTTAGAGTTATAGGTTAAGGGACGCAAGCCGCACTCGAGCGTTGGGTGACGCAGAATCCATTGCGGGCCTTTGGCGCGCTCGCTTTGGGTTCTTTTGTACGCCAGGTGGTTTGAGTCCCCCAACGCTTGGGTGcggcttgcgtcccctaacttaAAACTCTTTTGCCAAAACACCTTTTTATTCATTTCGGGACGGAAATAACTGGAATGCAAATGcgtttcgtcgcacactttgggaatgaatatctcggaAGTGGTGAATCAAGTGTAACCATGCAGGATTCTCTAGAGAAAGTTATGCTTTTCGTTTTTCTGTTTCACTGTGGTGAACTTGATAAGCTTGCGAAACATTCTGCCATCACAAAACATGTGTTACTCTTCGCTGCAGGGCCCAGCGGCGCGGACCAATGGTGGAGGCGCCGCTGCAATGCCAGATCCGAGACATCGTCGCCTCCGACACGCTCACGCTCCGACAGAGTGTGCTCCGACCCGACCTGGCGCGCGTCGACTACCGCGGGGACGACCTGCCAACCACCGCCCACTTCGGAGCATACGTCGACGGCCGACTGGTTggcgtcgtgtccgccttccacGAGTCGCTCATCTTTCCCGAAGCGCAGCGGATGGCTGCCGAGCCGCAGAAGCATAACTGCGCACCGCCATCTGCCGACGTTGCCGTTGACGTCCCGACCGATGACTTGTCAACAACAGCTGCAGATTTGGACGTCGAGCCTGCGGGAAAATTAGGCGACCAGCAACCGGGAAGCGAATCGAACGAGCTGATATGCGACCAGATTTCGAAGCTGTCTGTGAACGCGCCGTACGAACGGCATGAAGAGACAGCGCGAGTGGCGGCTGATCCGACAGCAGACGCGAAGGCCGTGTCTGACACCGCTCAAGATATGAACGGGGCCTGCCGCGAAGTGTACGGTCCGGGCGCCGTGCCGACCGGTTCGAAGACGGGAACCGACACGTCTGTGAAGGTGTCGCCGGAGCGCCCCATGCGCCCTCCGCTGCCAAGCGTCGAGAGGGCCATCCAGCTGGCTTCGGAAACCAGCTCGTGGCGTATCCGGGGTCTAGCCGTCGATCTACCACTCAGGGGCCGCGGAGTTGGCTCCCGGCTTATCTCGACGTGCATCCAGCACGCCACCGACAAGCGGGCCGCTTGTGTATGGTGCGTGGCCCGCTGCTCGGCCGAGCCCGTCTACGAGAAGATGGGCTTCCAGAGGGCCGGCCAGGTATTTCGCCTAGAGGGCATCGGACAAGTGTGCTACATGATTCGGGCCTTGCTCTAGCTCTGTCAAGGatgtgatggggggggggggggggggggggacggacGGACATCTCTTGGTGTGCGCACGTGCAGAACTCGAGCGCGCCTCGAGAATGCGCTTGTCTTAAGGTTAAATGCCGCTCCCTGTAGCTTTCGACCATTCGACGAACCACAGATAGAGCCTGGTACTGTTGGCGTGTGTCCGAGTTTCTTGCTTGGTGACGGCCACCCGCGCTCAGCGCTTCGGCCGCCATGCATCGCCATGTGCGTCGACGAACCACGAAGG is a window of Dermacentor silvarum isolate Dsil-2018 chromosome 4, BIME_Dsil_1.4, whole genome shotgun sequence DNA encoding:
- the LOC119449426 gene encoding uncharacterized protein LOC119449426 isoform X2, encoding MVEAPLQCQIRDIVASDTLTLRQSVLRPDLARVDYRGDDLPTTAHFGAYVDGRLVGVVSAFHESLIFPEAQRMAAEPQKHNCAPPSADVAVDVPTDDLSTTAADLDVEPAGKLGDQQPGSESNELICDQISKLSVNAPYERHEETARVAADPTADAKAVSDTAQDMNGACREVYGPGAVPTGSKTGTDTSVKVSPERPMRPPLPSVERAIQLASETSSWRIRGLAVDLPLRGRGVGSRLISTCIQHATDKRAACVWCVARCSAEPVYEKMGFQRAGQVFRLEGIGQVCYMIRALL
- the LOC119449426 gene encoding uncharacterized protein LOC119449426 isoform X1 is translated as MMAACYCALQRPLATPRCAVAGVCSGAFAAPLSSVQHNAQHRAQRRGPMVEAPLQCQIRDIVASDTLTLRQSVLRPDLARVDYRGDDLPTTAHFGAYVDGRLVGVVSAFHESLIFPEAQRMAAEPQKHNCAPPSADVAVDVPTDDLSTTAADLDVEPAGKLGDQQPGSESNELICDQISKLSVNAPYERHEETARVAADPTADAKAVSDTAQDMNGACREVYGPGAVPTGSKTGTDTSVKVSPERPMRPPLPSVERAIQLASETSSWRIRGLAVDLPLRGRGVGSRLISTCIQHATDKRAACVWCVARCSAEPVYEKMGFQRAGQVFRLEGIGQVCYMIRALL